In the genome of Devosia rhizoryzae, the window CTTCGTCCGTCGCATCGATATCTTCGCGCACCTGGTTGGCAAGTGTCGCGAAACGGTCGGCAAGGGCGGCAAGATGATCCGGAACCTTGCGGATGTCGGTGGGGTAGGGCTCAAGCTTGGTGGCCTTGGCGATCACCTGACTGGTGCCCAGGGCAATGCCATCGAGCTGGGCGACACGCTCGGCAATGATGTCGACATGGGTATCGATGGCAGCGCGCATCGGATCAAGCATTTCATGCACGGCGATGAACTGGATGCCCTTGAGGTTCCAGTGCGCCTGCTTGACGATCAAGGCGAGATCGATGGCGTCGGCCAGGCGGGCATTGAGGATGTCGATCACGGTCGACTTGGCATTGCCCTCAAGGGCGATGGATGGGGTGCTCATGGGTAGTTCCTTGGGAGGAGATTGCCCATCTAAACCCGCCGCCCGCGGGGCAGTTCCTTGCGCGCGCGCAAACAAAAAGCGCGGCCCTTGTGGACCGCGCTTCTATCACCAAAATGTCGTCGATGTTAGTTAACCGACTGGTCCTCGATGGTCTGCTGGGTGCCACCATTGATCTGAATGGTGCGCGGCTTCTTGCTTTCGGGCAGTTCGCGCTTCAGTTCGAGATGGAGCAGGCCGTTCTCGAGCGTGGCACCATGAACCTCGACATAGTCGGCAAGCTGGAAACGCAGCTCAAAGGCGCGTTCGGCAATGCCGCGATGGAGGAATTCACGCTTGCCATCATTGGTCTCGGCGGGCTTGGCGCCCTTGACCACGAGGCTGTTCTCCTTGGTTTCCACGGCGATGTCGCCATTGGAGAACCCGGCTACGGCGATGGAGATACGGTAGGTATCATCGCCGGTGCGCTCGATATTGTAGGGCGGGTAGGACTTGGTTTCCTGGGCGCCCAAGGTGTCGAGGCGGTTGAACAGGCGGTCGAAGCCGACGGTGGAACGATAGAAAGGGGAGAAGTCGATGGTCTGCATTTTCACGTTCTTTCACTAAGCAACATGGTTGAGCATTCCGCCTTTGCACTGACCGGTCCCAGAAGCGGCGAACGGTGGTTTTTCGCATCAGCGGCGTCCCCGGATATCCGGCGGACAGCCATGATGTAGGGGGTGTTTTTCCCGGTTCAAGAGCTTTTGCGGCATGAACCGAAAATGAACGTTTCGGTCCGATCCGGT includes:
- a CDS encoding Hsp20 family protein, with the protein product MQTIDFSPFYRSTVGFDRLFNRLDTLGAQETKSYPPYNIERTGDDTYRISIAVAGFSNGDIAVETKENSLVVKGAKPAETNDGKREFLHRGIAERAFELRFQLADYVEVHGATLENGLLHLELKRELPESKKPRTIQINGGTQQTIEDQSVN
- the dps gene encoding DNA starvation/stationary phase protection protein Dps, whose protein sequence is MSTPSIALEGNAKSTVIDILNARLADAIDLALIVKQAHWNLKGIQFIAVHEMLDPMRAAIDTHVDIIAERVAQLDGIALGTSQVIAKATKLEPYPTDIRKVPDHLAALADRFATLANQVREDIDATDEAGDADAADILTAFSRELDKDLWFIKSHLE